One Paraburkholderia sp. IMGN_8 DNA window includes the following coding sequences:
- a CDS encoding efflux transporter outer membrane subunit, which translates to MQSPVPKRVAAAAVLTILLTIAGCASTGGIAPQASGIEPSSLDAGNAIRAANADAQWPAADWWRAYNDPQLNEWIEAAQAGNPTLAVAQARVREAVSMAGVARSALSPQVNGSLSIQRQKWADNLYYGPGPLAGEQSWNNTGTLGLSYHLDIWDKDKNAAERALDAAHASAADARAAQLELESNVVRTYIEMSMNYALLDIARATLQQQQQIADLATRRLKGGIGTQLEVSQAETPLPEYERQIDAIEEQIALGRNQLAALAGKGPGAGDSIRRPTLALDAPAGLPGTLPADLIGHRPDVVAARWTVAAQARGIDVAKADFYPDINLLASIGGYAAMGPLFQFLKNPSHSWSAGPALSLPIFDGGRLRSQLGAASAGYDEAVDRYNQSIVSALKDIADQVVRIRSLATQADDADRSVAAARKNYDLSREGYRRGLTDYLNVLVAQSQLLRAQEGVAKIQAERLGAHASLVTALGGGLDQPANGPQENETLPGHGKGKVKADSSAAASTSRPSANASAAE; encoded by the coding sequence GTGCAGTCTCCGGTACCGAAAAGGGTCGCCGCCGCCGCGGTTCTTACGATCCTATTAACAATCGCCGGCTGTGCCAGTACCGGAGGCATCGCGCCGCAAGCCAGCGGAATCGAGCCCTCCTCGCTCGACGCGGGCAACGCCATCCGGGCAGCCAATGCCGACGCGCAATGGCCTGCCGCCGACTGGTGGCGCGCTTATAACGACCCGCAACTCAACGAATGGATCGAAGCGGCACAGGCGGGCAATCCGACGCTGGCCGTCGCCCAGGCACGTGTGCGCGAAGCCGTGTCGATGGCCGGCGTCGCCCGTTCGGCGCTGTCGCCGCAGGTCAACGGCAGTCTGTCGATCCAGCGTCAGAAATGGGCCGACAACCTGTACTACGGCCCGGGCCCGCTTGCCGGCGAGCAATCGTGGAACAACACCGGCACGCTCGGGCTCTCGTATCACCTGGATATCTGGGACAAAGACAAGAACGCCGCCGAACGTGCGCTCGACGCCGCTCACGCGAGTGCCGCGGATGCCCGCGCCGCCCAGCTCGAACTGGAAAGCAATGTGGTACGCACGTACATCGAGATGTCGATGAACTACGCGCTGCTCGATATCGCCAGGGCCACGCTGCAGCAACAGCAGCAGATCGCCGATCTGGCCACACGCCGTCTGAAGGGCGGCATCGGCACGCAGCTCGAAGTGAGCCAGGCCGAAACGCCGCTACCGGAATACGAGCGTCAGATCGATGCGATCGAGGAGCAGATCGCGCTCGGCCGCAATCAACTGGCCGCGCTGGCCGGCAAAGGTCCGGGCGCGGGCGATTCGATCCGGCGTCCGACGCTCGCGCTCGACGCGCCGGCCGGCCTGCCGGGCACGCTGCCTGCTGACCTGATCGGCCACCGGCCCGATGTGGTCGCGGCGCGCTGGACGGTGGCGGCGCAGGCGCGCGGCATCGACGTCGCCAAGGCCGATTTCTATCCGGACATCAATCTGCTGGCGTCGATCGGCGGCTATGCGGCGATGGGGCCGCTGTTCCAGTTCCTGAAGAACCCGTCGCATAGCTGGAGCGCCGGTCCGGCGCTGTCGCTGCCGATCTTCGACGGCGGACGGCTGCGCTCGCAACTTGGCGCGGCGTCGGCGGGCTACGACGAAGCCGTCGATCGCTACAACCAGTCGATCGTCAGCGCGCTAAAGGACATCGCCGATCAGGTGGTGCGGATCCGCTCGCTCGCCACGCAGGCTGACGACGCCGACCGTTCGGTCGCGGCGGCTCGCAAGAACTACGATCTGTCCCGCGAAGGCTACCGGCGCGGCCTGACCGACTATCTGAACGTGCTGGTCGCGCAAAGCCAGTTGCTGCGCGCGCAGGAAGGCGTCGCGAAGATTCAGGCCGAGCGCCTCGGCGCGCATGCGTCGCTGGTCACCGCCTTGGGCGGCGGCCTCGACCAACCGGCTAACGGTCCGCAGGAAAACGAAACGCTGCCGGGGCATGGCAAGGGCAAAGTGAAAGCAGATTCGAGCGCCGCGGCAAGTACAAGCCGCCCGTCCGCCAACGCAAGCGCGGCAGAGTAA
- a CDS encoding LysR family transcriptional regulator gives MDTLQNMRVFVRVVEAGSFTGAAQHLNTTTAYASRAVSDLEAHLRTRLLNRTTRRIALTEAGERYLQRCEQILAYVDQAEAEASDAHARPSGKLKVHAMTSFGQHYVVPAVGRYQQRYPDVHIELTLAQRMPDLLDEGFDVSLTLATGLPDSGLVSQRLGSAFSIACASPAYLERHGVPQTPADLVRHTCLQMVTPVFPTDKWTFDGPNGEETVALGPATFQVNVAEAMAVAVSSGMGIGLIPIYSAISGLRSGKLVWLLPEYTSQEMNLYALYPSRQYLDAKIRTWVEFLRDELPATLAVDQAELRQFART, from the coding sequence ATGGATACGCTCCAAAACATGCGCGTATTTGTCCGCGTCGTCGAAGCGGGCAGCTTTACGGGTGCTGCGCAGCACCTGAACACGACCACGGCGTACGCGTCGCGCGCGGTTTCGGATCTGGAAGCGCACCTCCGCACGCGGCTCCTGAACCGCACCACGCGCCGAATCGCGCTGACCGAGGCAGGCGAGCGCTATCTGCAACGCTGCGAACAGATCCTCGCGTACGTCGATCAGGCCGAAGCGGAAGCGAGCGACGCCCACGCGCGCCCCTCAGGCAAACTCAAAGTTCACGCAATGACGAGCTTCGGCCAGCACTATGTGGTGCCGGCCGTCGGCCGCTATCAGCAGCGCTATCCGGACGTGCACATCGAGCTCACACTCGCTCAGCGCATGCCCGATCTGCTCGACGAAGGCTTCGACGTGTCGCTGACGCTCGCAACCGGTCTGCCGGATTCGGGGCTGGTGTCGCAGCGCCTGGGCAGCGCGTTCAGCATTGCGTGCGCGTCGCCGGCTTATCTGGAGCGGCACGGCGTGCCGCAAACGCCTGCGGACCTCGTGCGCCACACCTGCCTGCAAATGGTGACGCCGGTGTTTCCCACCGACAAATGGACCTTCGACGGCCCGAACGGCGAGGAAACGGTCGCTCTCGGTCCGGCCACGTTCCAGGTGAATGTTGCCGAAGCGATGGCGGTGGCGGTGTCGAGCGGCATGGGCATCGGGCTGATTCCGATCTACTCGGCGATCAGCGGTTTGCGTAGCGGCAAGCTCGTATGGCTGCTGCCGGAGTACACGTCGCAGGAAATGAATCTGTATGCGCTGTACCCGTCGCGGCAATATCTGGACGCAAAAATCCGCACCTGGGTCGAATTTCTGCGCGACGAACTGCCCGCGACGCTGGCGGTCGACCAGGCCGAGTTGCGCCAGTTCGCGCGCACCTGA
- a CDS encoding SOS response-associated peptidase, which yields MCGRISQYGDPLRYAQHLGLSDPLMLFDTADRRPGYNLSPGTHPLAIYPDQTLRAIHWGYCPAWARAQHLPQTINARAETAANARYFKDLWKTGRVLVPADGWFEWRVEAAPSTDTRDDAMEGAIQDAGTIRQPYFVRLKSDAPMYLAALSSVRGTEPQTEGMGLVIVTATADAGLIDVHDRRPLVFAPDAARRWLDPALPPGELEQLARGACVPAGRFRWHRVSPEVDRTLNDEPGLIEALP from the coding sequence ATGTGTGGTCGAATCAGCCAGTACGGCGATCCGCTTCGTTATGCGCAGCATCTCGGCCTCAGCGATCCGCTGATGCTGTTCGACACCGCCGACCGCCGCCCCGGCTACAACCTGTCGCCCGGCACGCATCCGCTCGCGATATATCCTGACCAGACGCTGCGCGCGATCCACTGGGGTTACTGCCCGGCCTGGGCACGCGCGCAGCATCTGCCGCAAACGATCAACGCGCGCGCCGAAACCGCGGCGAACGCTCGCTACTTCAAGGACCTGTGGAAAACCGGACGGGTATTGGTCCCCGCGGACGGCTGGTTCGAATGGCGCGTGGAAGCGGCGCCCAGCACGGACACCCGCGATGACGCCATGGAGGGGGCAATCCAGGACGCCGGAACGATCCGCCAACCCTATTTCGTGCGCCTGAAAAGCGACGCGCCAATGTACCTTGCCGCGCTATCGAGCGTGCGCGGCACCGAGCCGCAAACAGAAGGCATGGGATTGGTGATTGTCACAGCCACCGCCGACGCGGGCCTGATCGACGTGCATGACCGCCGCCCGCTGGTGTTCGCGCCGGATGCGGCGCGCCGCTGGCTGGATCCGGCGCTGCCGCCGGGTGAACTCGAGCAGCTCGCGCGCGGCGCCTGTGTACCCGCCGGGCGCTTTCGCTGGCATCGGGTGAGCCCCGAGGTAGACCGCACGCTCAATGACGAGCCGGGTCTGATCGAAGCGCTGCCCTGA
- a CDS encoding metallophosphoesterase, translated as MKIRVLSDLHLENDEPELIPHAQADLIVLAGDIHNHAAGPRWAAQTFNGAVPVIYVPGNHEYYDGEFGALETALYDAAASVDNVYVLNNATLVDPQGRWRVLGTTLWTDFALYGADEAALAQSIEASRRAMLDFRGLIQMNWPHDTLDSPRDFTPADSLALHRQARAWLERELAKPFGGKTIVVTHHAPHRLSLAERYAEDRVSAGFVSHLPELVRAPVALWIHGHTHTSFDYTVNGTRVVCNPRGYLDRRTREPENPQFDWVKVVEI; from the coding sequence GTGAAGATTCGAGTGCTGTCCGATCTGCATCTGGAGAATGACGAGCCCGAGCTGATCCCGCATGCGCAGGCGGATCTGATCGTGCTTGCCGGCGACATCCACAATCACGCGGCCGGGCCGCGCTGGGCCGCGCAAACTTTCAACGGCGCCGTGCCGGTGATCTACGTGCCGGGCAATCACGAGTACTACGACGGCGAATTCGGCGCACTCGAAACGGCGCTCTACGACGCAGCGGCCTCGGTCGACAACGTGTACGTGCTGAACAACGCCACGCTCGTCGACCCGCAGGGCCGCTGGCGCGTGCTCGGCACGACCTTGTGGACCGACTTCGCGTTATACGGCGCCGACGAAGCCGCGCTCGCCCAATCCATCGAAGCATCGCGCCGGGCGATGCTCGACTTCCGCGGCCTGATCCAGATGAACTGGCCGCACGACACGCTGGATTCTCCGCGCGATTTCACACCCGCCGACTCTCTCGCGCTGCACAGGCAGGCACGCGCATGGCTCGAACGCGAGCTGGCCAAACCGTTCGGGGGCAAGACGATCGTCGTCACGCATCACGCGCCGCATCGGCTGAGTCTGGCCGAGCGCTACGCGGAAGACCGCGTCTCGGCCGGCTTTGTCAGCCATCTGCCGGAACTGGTGCGTGCCCCCGTCGCGCTGTGGATTCACGGACATACGCATACGTCGTTCGATTACACGGTGAACGGCACGCGCGTGGTCTGCAATCCGCGCGGCTATCTCGACCGGCGTACCCGCGAGCCGGAGAATCCGCAGTTCGACTGGGTCAAGGTGGTGGAGATCTAG
- a CDS encoding FAD-binding oxidoreductase — protein MTQAVFLTACRDAIGAAHVLTDPHDTAPYLTDWRRRYTGTACTVLCPATPEEVAALVRLAVEHRVALVPQGGNTGLAGGATPDASGAQAVVSLRRLNRVRDIDPHNNTITVEAGVILAEVQKHAEEAGRLFPLSLAAEGSCTIGGNLATNAGGTGVLRYGNTRELCLGLEVVTPQGELWDGLRGLRKDNTGYDLRDLFIGAEGTLGIITAAVLKLHPQPAARVTALAALASPHAALDFLSLTQRVAGPLLTGFELMSDFCLRLVGRHFAQMRYPFAEPHAQVVLLELSDSESEEHARGLFERLMEIALEEGLVEDAVVAENLTQSRAFWNLREHIPLAQAEEGLNIKHDIAVPISRIAHFIEETDAAIAQAVPGTRMVTFGHLGDGNLHYNVQAPEGVDANAFLKAFQSPINQLVYDNVHRHRGSISAEHGLGQLKIDEAMHYKQNVEVQLMRAVKRALDPLNLMNPGKVLR, from the coding sequence ATGACCCAAGCCGTTTTTCTCACCGCCTGCCGCGACGCCATCGGCGCCGCCCATGTACTGACCGACCCGCACGACACCGCGCCCTATCTCACCGACTGGCGCCGCCGTTACACCGGCACGGCCTGCACGGTGCTCTGCCCGGCCACGCCTGAAGAAGTCGCGGCGCTCGTCCGGCTCGCCGTCGAACATCGCGTCGCGCTGGTGCCGCAGGGCGGCAACACTGGGCTCGCCGGCGGTGCAACGCCGGATGCGAGCGGCGCGCAGGCGGTCGTCAGTTTGCGGCGCCTGAACCGCGTGCGCGACATCGATCCGCACAACAACACGATCACTGTCGAAGCCGGCGTTATCCTCGCCGAGGTGCAGAAGCACGCTGAGGAAGCGGGCCGGCTGTTCCCGTTGAGCCTCGCCGCCGAAGGCAGCTGCACGATCGGCGGCAATCTCGCCACCAACGCGGGCGGCACCGGCGTGCTGCGCTATGGCAACACGCGCGAGTTGTGTTTGGGCCTCGAAGTGGTGACGCCGCAAGGCGAACTGTGGGACGGCCTGCGCGGACTGCGCAAGGACAACACCGGCTACGATCTGCGCGACCTGTTCATCGGCGCGGAAGGCACGCTCGGCATCATCACCGCCGCCGTGCTCAAGCTGCATCCGCAGCCGGCTGCGCGCGTCACGGCGCTCGCCGCACTGGCGTCGCCGCATGCGGCGCTCGATTTCCTGTCGCTGACGCAACGCGTCGCCGGACCGCTTCTGACCGGTTTCGAACTGATGTCGGATTTCTGTCTGCGGCTGGTCGGCCGGCATTTTGCACAGATGCGCTATCCGTTCGCCGAGCCGCACGCACAAGTGGTGCTACTCGAACTGTCGGACAGCGAAAGCGAGGAACATGCGCGCGGGCTGTTCGAGCGCCTGATGGAAATCGCACTCGAAGAAGGCCTCGTCGAAGACGCGGTGGTCGCGGAAAACCTCACGCAATCGCGGGCGTTCTGGAATCTGCGCGAACATATTCCGCTCGCGCAGGCGGAAGAAGGTCTGAACATCAAGCACGATATCGCCGTGCCGATTTCGCGCATCGCTCACTTCATCGAGGAAACCGACGCGGCGATCGCGCAGGCTGTGCCGGGCACGCGGATGGTCACGTTCGGCCATCTGGGCGACGGCAACTTGCACTACAACGTGCAGGCACCCGAGGGCGTCGACGCGAACGCGTTCCTCAAGGCGTTTCAAAGCCCGATCAATCAGCTCGTGTACGACAACGTGCACCGTCACCGCGGCAGCATCAGCGCCGAACACGGGCTCGGCCAATTGAAGATCGACGAAGCGATGCATTACAAGCAGAACGTCGAGGTGCAATTGATGCGCGCCGTCAAACGCGCGCTCGATCCGCTCAATCTGATGAACCCCGGCAAGGTGCTACGCTAA
- a CDS encoding DUF2069 domain-containing protein — protein MPPLVPQNHPAAFGATAALLALIVLSVAWEWWLAPLRPGGSALVLKAVPLLIALPGVWRRRLYTLQWASMLILLYFAEGIVRGWSDHGSSARLGWLESALAVVFFVCTLAYVAPFKRAAKQAAKQNAKQARGSAQ, from the coding sequence ATGCCCCCACTCGTGCCGCAAAACCACCCGGCCGCGTTCGGCGCTACAGCCGCCCTGCTTGCTTTGATCGTGTTGTCGGTTGCCTGGGAATGGTGGCTCGCGCCGCTGCGGCCAGGCGGCTCGGCGCTGGTGCTCAAAGCGGTGCCGCTGCTGATCGCGCTGCCGGGCGTCTGGCGGCGCCGGCTTTACACGCTGCAGTGGGCGTCGATGCTGATCTTGCTGTATTTTGCCGAGGGCATCGTACGCGGCTGGAGCGACCACGGTTCGAGTGCGCGCCTCGGCTGGCTGGAAAGCGCCCTCGCAGTGGTTTTTTTCGTCTGCACGCTCGCCTATGTCGCGCCGTTCAAGCGCGCGGCAAAACAGGCAGCAAAACAGAACGCAAAGCAGGCCAGGGGAAGCGCCCAATGA
- the wrbA gene encoding NAD(P)H:quinone oxidoreductase, with product MKDILVLYYSRHGATRELALAIAHGVDSVPGMQARVRTVPAVSTVCEATQPDIPAEGPPYVELSDLEECAGLALGSPTRFGNMAASLKYFLDGTTPQWLSGALAGKPACVFTSTGSLHGGQESTLLSMMLPLLHHGMLIVGIPYTESALSTTQTGGTPYGASHFARAGSAEHGISADEKTLAIALGARVARTAASMSERP from the coding sequence ATGAAAGACATTCTCGTGCTCTATTACAGCCGTCACGGCGCCACACGCGAGCTCGCGCTGGCGATCGCGCACGGCGTCGACAGCGTCCCCGGCATGCAGGCACGCGTGCGTACCGTGCCGGCGGTTTCCACCGTCTGCGAAGCGACCCAGCCGGACATTCCCGCCGAAGGCCCGCCCTACGTCGAACTGAGCGACCTCGAAGAATGCGCCGGTCTGGCGCTCGGCTCGCCCACCCGCTTCGGCAATATGGCTGCGTCGCTCAAGTACTTTCTCGACGGCACCACGCCGCAATGGCTGTCCGGCGCGCTGGCGGGCAAACCGGCGTGCGTGTTCACGTCGACCGGCAGTTTGCACGGCGGCCAGGAATCCACGCTGCTGTCGATGATGCTGCCGCTTCTGCATCACGGCATGCTGATCGTCGGCATTCCATACACCGAAAGCGCGCTGAGCACCACGCAAACCGGCGGCACGCCGTACGGCGCATCGCATTTCGCCCGTGCGGGCAGCGCCGAACACGGCATCTCCGCCGACGAAAAAACGCTCGCGATCGCCTTGGGCGCACGCGTCGCGCGCACGGCGGCGTCGATGAGCGAACGTCCGTGA
- a CDS encoding YihY family inner membrane protein, producing the protein MLSRVRFDLDTLKRLAQFAAKRSGEDRIPQVAGSLTFTTMLALVPLATVAFALFTAFPIFSSFQESLQFFLAEHLMPAQLNSQIFNYLNQFASKAKGLTTIGMILLFLTAVMTMMTIESAFNVIWRVRKARPFAQRVLVYWAIITLGPILIGVSLSISSYLFTQSMALTATQHLPAPIEWALTGAALPLTALAFTILYVYLPNCRVEWRDAVIGGVTAAIAFELGKRGFGYYVRRIPTYTAVYGAFAAVPLFLLWMYLCWFITLAGAMIASALPAIRIGQFHRPTFEGSNLFDSLELLARLSEARDAGKRGYTVQELSRMLRRDMDTTLNLLQRLEAIEWIASLQEDGTRPHFLLLANPAQITVERLFGLFVIDRAELEYQLGLNSTRVDGATLLAALENDKLQLTLATLLAARAAARGAACAEEDEQGASSMPHQAA; encoded by the coding sequence TTGTTGTCCAGAGTGCGTTTCGATCTCGACACGCTCAAACGGCTCGCGCAGTTTGCCGCGAAGCGCAGCGGCGAAGACCGCATTCCGCAGGTGGCCGGCAGTCTCACGTTCACCACCATGCTCGCGCTCGTGCCGCTCGCCACAGTCGCGTTCGCGTTGTTCACCGCGTTTCCGATTTTCAGCTCGTTTCAGGAGTCGCTGCAGTTTTTTCTTGCCGAGCATCTGATGCCCGCGCAGCTCAACAGTCAGATTTTCAACTATCTGAACCAGTTCGCGTCGAAGGCCAAGGGGCTGACTACGATCGGCATGATCCTGCTGTTCCTCACAGCAGTGATGACGATGATGACGATTGAATCCGCCTTCAACGTGATCTGGCGGGTGCGCAAAGCGCGGCCGTTTGCGCAGCGCGTGCTGGTCTATTGGGCGATCATTACGCTCGGACCGATTCTGATCGGCGTGAGTTTGTCGATTTCGTCCTATCTGTTCACGCAATCGATGGCGCTCACGGCGACCCAGCATCTCCCGGCGCCGATCGAATGGGCACTCACCGGCGCCGCGCTGCCATTGACGGCGCTCGCCTTCACGATTCTCTACGTCTATCTGCCGAACTGCCGGGTGGAATGGCGCGATGCGGTGATCGGCGGAGTCACTGCCGCGATCGCGTTCGAGCTCGGCAAGCGCGGCTTCGGTTACTACGTGCGCCGCATTCCTACCTACACCGCGGTGTACGGTGCATTTGCCGCCGTGCCGTTGTTCCTGCTGTGGATGTACCTTTGCTGGTTCATCACGCTGGCGGGCGCGATGATCGCGTCCGCATTGCCGGCCATCCGCATTGGCCAGTTTCATCGCCCGACTTTCGAGGGCAGCAATCTGTTCGATTCGCTCGAATTGCTTGCGCGGCTTTCAGAAGCGCGCGATGCGGGCAAGCGCGGCTACACGGTGCAGGAACTCTCGCGCATGCTTCGCCGCGACATGGACACGACGCTCAACCTGCTGCAAAGACTCGAGGCGATCGAATGGATCGCGAGCTTGCAGGAAGACGGCACGCGCCCGCACTTCCTGCTGCTGGCGAATCCGGCACAGATCACGGTCGAGCGCTTGTTCGGCCTGTTCGTGATCGATCGCGCGGAGCTCGAATATCAGCTTGGTCTCAACTCGACGCGCGTGGATGGCGCAACGCTTCTCGCGGCGCTCGAGAACGACAAGCTGCAATTGACGCTCGCCACGTTGCTGGCGGCGCGCGCTGCGGCGCGTGGTGCGGCTTGTGCCGAGGAAGACGAGCAGGGTGCTTCTTCAATGCCGCATCAGGCCGCCTGA
- a CDS encoding Mpo1-like protein encodes MARTAHTDHFASFAEFYPFYLSEHRNTVSRRLHFVGSLGVIGCLAMALATGDWLWLPAAVVCGYGFAWVGHFFFEKNRPATFRHPLYSLMGDWVMFKDICVGKISL; translated from the coding sequence ATGGCTCGAACCGCGCACACCGATCACTTCGCGAGTTTCGCGGAGTTCTATCCGTTCTACCTGAGCGAGCATCGCAACACGGTCTCGCGGCGGCTGCATTTCGTGGGCTCGCTCGGCGTGATCGGCTGTCTCGCCATGGCGCTCGCCACCGGCGACTGGCTATGGTTACCAGCTGCCGTTGTCTGCGGATACGGCTTTGCCTGGGTCGGGCATTTCTTCTTCGAGAAGAACCGGCCGGCGACTTTCCGGCATCCGCTCTACAGCCTGATGGGCGACTGGGTCATGTTCAAGGACATCTGCGTCGGGAAGATTTCGCTGTAG
- a CDS encoding alpha/beta hydrolase has protein sequence MILTVQAKPAYAYTGGKPFDASLPTAVFVHGAEHDHSVWPLQTRYFAHHGFGVLAVDLPGHCRSDGPALATVAAMADWLAALLDAAGVQRAFVAGHSMGSLVALDFAGRYPERATHLALLATAVPMTVSDALLDAALHREPEAIGMVNQWSHSTLAAKPSCPGPGFWLHGMNQRLMERVSANGEPHLFHTDFTACNSYADGPARAAQVRCPTRLIVGRRDAMTPPRAARALADVFARAGVPVDTITLEAGHALMTEQPDATLDALFSFASKAATVAQ, from the coding sequence ATGATCCTCACTGTTCAAGCCAAACCGGCCTACGCCTATACCGGCGGCAAACCGTTCGACGCCAGCCTGCCGACCGCCGTGTTCGTTCACGGCGCCGAGCACGACCATAGCGTATGGCCGCTGCAAACGCGCTACTTCGCGCACCACGGCTTCGGCGTGCTGGCAGTGGATCTGCCCGGACACTGCCGCAGTGACGGCCCGGCGCTTGCCACCGTAGCGGCAATGGCCGACTGGCTGGCCGCCCTGCTCGACGCCGCCGGCGTGCAACGCGCGTTCGTGGCCGGTCACAGCATGGGCTCGCTGGTCGCACTCGACTTCGCCGGCCGCTATCCGGAACGCGCGACGCACCTTGCTCTCCTCGCCACCGCCGTGCCGATGACCGTCTCCGACGCCTTGCTCGACGCCGCGTTGCATCGCGAGCCCGAGGCGATCGGCATGGTCAATCAGTGGTCGCATTCGACACTCGCCGCCAAGCCTTCCTGCCCCGGCCCGGGCTTCTGGCTGCACGGCATGAATCAGCGGCTGATGGAGCGCGTCTCGGCGAACGGCGAACCGCATCTGTTCCACACCGACTTCACCGCCTGCAACAGCTACGCGGACGGCCCCGCGCGCGCCGCGCAAGTACGTTGCCCGACGCGGCTGATCGTCGGCAGGCGCGATGCGATGACGCCGCCGCGCGCGGCCAGAGCGCTCGCCGACGTTTTCGCGCGAGCCGGCGTACCGGTCGACACCATCACGCTCGAAGCCGGTCACGCGCTAATGACCGAGCAGCCCGATGCAACGCTCGACGCCCTGTTCAGCTTCGCTTCGAAGGCAGCAACCGTCGCTCAGTAG
- a CDS encoding O-acetylhomoserine aminocarboxypropyltransferase — MSANRFDTLALHAGAAPDPTTGARATPIYQTTSFSFRDSDHAAALFNMERAGHVYSRISNPTVAVFEERVAALENGAGAIGTASGQAALHLAIATLMGAGSHIVASSALYGGSHNLLHYTLRRFGIETTFVKPGDLDAWRAALRPNTRLLFGETLGNPGLDVLDIAAVAQIAHEHRVPLLVDSTFTTPYLLKPFEHGADFVYHSATKFLGGHGTTIGGVLVDGGTFDFEASGRFPEFTEPYEGFHGMVFAEESTVAPFLLRARREGLRDFGACLHPQAAWQLLQGIETLPLRMERHVANTRKVVEFLAAHAAVETVAYPELPTHPDHALAKRLLPRGAGAVFSFNLRGDRAAGRSFIEALSLFSHLANVGDARSLVIHPASTTHFRMDAAALAAAGIAEGTIRLSIGLEDPDDLIDDLKRALKAAQKAGGPTTPQAGPSSSSAASAGGGAPRPESA, encoded by the coding sequence ATGTCCGCCAACCGTTTCGATACGCTTGCGCTGCACGCCGGCGCAGCCCCCGACCCCACCACCGGCGCGCGCGCCACGCCCATCTACCAGACCACCTCGTTTTCGTTCCGCGATTCTGACCACGCTGCGGCGCTGTTCAATATGGAGCGCGCCGGCCACGTCTACTCGCGAATCTCGAACCCGACCGTGGCCGTGTTCGAAGAGCGCGTCGCCGCGCTGGAAAACGGCGCGGGCGCGATCGGCACGGCCAGCGGTCAGGCGGCGCTGCATCTGGCGATCGCCACGCTGATGGGCGCCGGCTCCCATATCGTCGCCTCCAGCGCGCTGTACGGCGGCTCGCACAACCTGCTGCACTACACGCTGCGGCGCTTCGGCATCGAGACGACCTTCGTCAAACCGGGCGATCTCGACGCATGGCGCGCGGCGCTGCGTCCGAACACGCGCCTCCTTTTCGGCGAAACGCTCGGCAATCCGGGCCTCGACGTGCTCGATATCGCCGCGGTCGCGCAGATTGCGCATGAGCACCGCGTACCGCTGCTGGTCGACTCGACCTTTACCACCCCCTACCTGCTCAAACCGTTCGAGCACGGCGCCGACTTCGTCTACCACTCGGCGACCAAATTCCTCGGTGGCCACGGCACGACGATCGGCGGCGTGCTGGTGGACGGCGGCACGTTCGACTTCGAGGCGTCGGGCCGCTTCCCCGAATTCACCGAGCCGTACGAAGGCTTTCACGGCATGGTGTTCGCCGAAGAAAGCACCGTCGCGCCGTTCCTGCTGCGCGCGCGCCGCGAGGGCCTGCGCGATTTCGGCGCCTGTCTGCATCCGCAGGCCGCCTGGCAGCTGCTGCAAGGCATCGAGACGCTGCCGCTGCGCATGGAACGGCACGTCGCGAATACGCGCAAAGTGGTCGAATTCCTCGCCGCCCATGCTGCGGTCGAAACCGTCGCTTATCCGGAACTGCCGACGCATCCTGACCATGCGCTCGCGAAGCGTCTGTTGCCGCGCGGCGCAGGGGCGGTATTTAGCTTCAATCTGCGCGGCGACCGCGCGGCCGGCCGCAGCTTCATCGAAGCGCTGTCGCTGTTCTCGCATCTGGCGAACGTCGGCGACGCGCGCTCGCTGGTGATCCATCCGGCATCGACGACGCACTTCCGTATGGACGCCGCCGCGCTCGCCGCAGCCGGCATCGCCGAAGGCACGATCCGCCTTTCGATCGGCCTGGAAGATCCCGACGATCTGATCGACGACCTCAAGCGCGCACTGAAAGCCGCCCAGAAAGCAGGCGGGCCGACTACGCCCCAAGCCGGCCCGTCCAGTTCATCCGCCGCATCCGCTGGCGGCGGCGCACCGCGCCCGGAGTCCGCATGA